The following proteins are co-located in the Candidatus Desulfatibia profunda genome:
- a CDS encoding lytic murein transglycosylase — protein MKIRLRYLAFFVCLIILISILRAQVSSSAETKGSYFKTLQQTLIKDGFDQAWINSLYSKPEVYFETEGVSRFLVHREATLNYDQFASPDSIQRARQYMQTYKSILENTEQSYGVDKEIITAIILIESQFGTLMQGPSTLNILSTMASLANPNIRNMLWKEATRSRKLSRKRYEKWAQRKSKWAYIELKAFLKYTAKEDIDPSAVYGSYAGAVGIAQFMPSNILAYAKDGDNDGKVDLFTHADAIASIANYLKYYGWNADINRAKAEKVIFRYNRSTYYVDAVLKISDLLNPNKAKVGDTPDPLITGLSLH, from the coding sequence ATGAAAATTCGCTTAAGATATTTGGCCTTCTTTGTTTGTCTTATTATCCTGATATCGATCTTAAGGGCTCAAGTCTCATCTTCGGCTGAAACCAAAGGCAGCTATTTCAAAACTCTTCAACAAACGCTGATTAAAGACGGTTTCGACCAAGCCTGGATCAACTCGCTTTACAGTAAACCCGAGGTTTATTTCGAAACAGAAGGCGTTTCTCGCTTTCTGGTACATCGTGAAGCCACGCTGAATTATGATCAGTTTGCTTCCCCGGATTCCATCCAAAGAGCCCGTCAATATATGCAAACATATAAATCCATACTTGAAAATACGGAACAATCATACGGGGTTGACAAAGAGATCATCACGGCCATCATCCTGATAGAATCCCAATTTGGGACTTTAATGCAAGGCCCGTCGACCTTGAATATACTGTCGACCATGGCATCCCTGGCCAATCCTAACATTCGGAATATGTTATGGAAAGAAGCGACACGCTCCCGGAAGCTTTCAAGGAAAAGATATGAAAAATGGGCGCAGAGAAAATCCAAATGGGCCTATATAGAGCTTAAGGCATTTTTGAAATATACGGCCAAAGAAGATATCGACCCCTCTGCGGTTTACGGTTCCTATGCCGGCGCCGTGGGCATCGCCCAATTTATGCCGAGCAATATTCTGGCCTATGCAAAAGACGGCGACAATGACGGGAAGGTGGATCTTTTCACCCATGCCGACGCTATCGCAAGTATAGCCAATTACCTAAAATACTATGGCTGGAATGCCGACATCAACCGGGCAAAAGCTGAAAAGGTCATATTTCGGTATAACCGCAGTACATATTACGTCGATGCGGTGTTAAAAATTTCCGATTTGCTAAACCCTAATAAAGCGAAAGTCGGGGATACCCCAGATCCCCTGATAACGGGACTTTCGCTGCACTAA
- a CDS encoding PLDc_N domain-containing protein, with protein MDTTTIIFWIKIAFVFYILTILAVIDIARKDFGSMAKKALWACVVLVPFIGWLIYLFFGFRKGQKPDPHKL; from the coding sequence TTGGATACAACCACGATTATCTTTTGGATTAAAATTGCTTTTGTCTTTTATATCCTGACCATTCTGGCCGTTATCGACATTGCCCGCAAGGATTTCGGCTCCATGGCAAAGAAAGCGCTCTGGGCCTGTGTTGTGCTGGTTCCGTTTATCGGGTGGCTGATTTATCTTTTTTTCGGATTCAGAAAGGGCCAAAAGCCCGATCCGCATAAGCTATAA